The genomic segment GCGATCGAGCGACACGAAGAGCTCGTCCTGACGGCGCGCGAAAGACTCGAAAGGCTCGGCTACGACAACGTCGAGATCCGGCACGGCGACGGGACCGTGGGATGGGAGGAGCACGCCCCGTTCAACGCGATCGTCGTTGCGGCGGCCGGACCAAGGATCCCGGAAAGTCTGAAGGCGCAGCTCGCGGAGGGAGGGCGGCTGGTCATTCCCGTCGAGGTGAGCGTGCACGACCAGAGGTTGATTCGTCTCACCCGAACGGAATCGGGATTCCGCGAGGAATGGCTCGAGCCGGTCCGATTCGTTCCGCTGGTCGGACACGAAGGGTGGCCCGAGGGTTCGGAA from the Acidobacteriota bacterium genome contains:
- a CDS encoding protein-L-isoaspartate(D-aspartate) O-methyltransferase is translated as MVTHTKSSAMKDTAKLRDWMVATQIQARGIDDPAVLSAMRAVPREEFVPRELRSRAYEDGPLPIGEGQTISQPFIVASMVQSLRLRPADRVLEIGVGSGYAAAVIAEIVEEVFAIERHEELVLTARERLERLGYDNVEIRHGDGTVGWEEHAPFNAIVVAAAGPRIPESLKAQLAEGGRLVIPVEVSVHDQRLIRLTRTESGFREEWLEPVRFVPLVGHEGWPEGSER